The following proteins come from a genomic window of Zonotrichia albicollis isolate bZonAlb1 chromosome 12, bZonAlb1.hap1, whole genome shotgun sequence:
- the H1-10 gene encoding histone H1.10: MSVDLEETDLPMAEAEEAPLSPEKKAAAKKAKGGGGASLSPSKKRKNNKKKNQPGKYSQLVVETIRKLGERNGSSLAKIYNEAKKVAWFDQQNGRTYLKYSIKALVQNDTLLQVKGTGANGSFKLNRKKLEGGGEGGAGNSAHKSLKKATVSSTRRAEKPAAKSKKPEKKSHKKGASSAAAKKDKGKAKKATKKGAASPGGKKVKKSAKPKALKSRKA, encoded by the coding sequence ATGTCGGTAGACCTAGAAGAAACCGATCTACCCATGGCTGAGGCAGAGGAGGCGCCGCTCTCCCCGGAGAAGAAAGCGGCTGCTAAGAAGGCGAaaggaggcggcggcgcctcgttGTCGCCATCgaagaaaaggaagaacaaCAAGAAGAAGAACCAGCCGGGCAAATACAGCCAGCTAGTGGTGGAGACGATCCGCAAGCTGGGCGAGCGCAATGGCTCCTCGCTGGCCAAGATCTATAACGAGGCCAAGAAAGTGGCTTGGTTCGACCAGCAGAACGGCAGGACTTACCTGAAGTACTCAATTAAGGCACTGGTACAGAACGACACGCTGCTCCAGGTCAAGGGCACCGGCGCCAACGGCTCCTTCAAGCTCAACAGGAAGAAGCTGGAAGGCGGCGGGGAGGGGGGCGCGGGCAACAGCGCCCACAAGTCACTAAAGAAGGCGACGGTGTCCTCGACCCGGAGGGCGGAGAAGCCGGCGGCCAAGAGCAAGAAGCCCGAGAAGAAATCGCACAAGAAGGGAGCCAGCAGCGCGGCGGCGAAGAAGGACAAGGGCAAAGCCAAGAAGGCCACCAAGAAGGGAGCCGCGTCCCCCGGGGGCAAGAAGGTGAAGAAGTCGGCAAAGCCCAAGGCGCTCAAGAGCCGGAAGGCATGA